The Penicillium digitatum chromosome 6, complete sequence genome contains the following window.
ATATCTTTGGGCACATGATGGGCGCTCTCTGTCGCGATGGTTATGTCTTCCCACATCATCAGGCGGCGATGGTCGCCTACACTTCGGAAAATGGGCAAGGAATGATCAATCCAGTACTGACTGAGGTCTCGGTAAGTGCGCGAGGGATCCTCGGCAAGCCACTTGGTGACGTGAATGCTGAAGTTATAGCAGTTGGGCTGGATTTCGTCGCCACCAACGTGGAAGAAGTTGTCACCGAAGATGTGAGACAACTCTTGGTAAACATTCCTGACGACTTCATAGGTCTTGGGATAGATGATATCGAGCTGGCCAGGGTTCGGTTCGACCGCGGTGTGTTCCGCCCACACGTCGTTTGACCACCAGGTGTTGGCGCAAGCCACAATCTCCGGGTCGACCTGTTGCCAGCCCGAGGCAGAGTGGCCAGGCATGTCGACCTCGGGGATGACGCGGACACCTCGCGCGCGGGCGTAGACAATCACACTGCGCATGTCTTGCTCGGTGTAGGTTTCGCGAGGCGAGTAGGCATCCTTGGTCATCTCAGGATAGGAACTCATCTGCATGGGCCATGACTGAGCATCATCCAAGTGCCAGTGGAGGACATTGAGCTTGGACAGAGCCATGCCGTCGATCTGCTCGAAGATCTTTCGAACAGTGATGAAGTTGCGACCGGAGTCTATCATAATACCACGGTGGGGGTACAGGGGGGAGTCCCTAATTTCCACGGGCTGTTCAATGATTAATCCGCCCTTGCGATCTGAGATGATGATCTGCTGCAAAGTAGTGAAGGCGTGCAATGCACCCCAGACCGTCTGAGCATTGATCCGGATGCCGCTATTAGCCACCACCAGGTCATAGGATTCATCCACGCCATGTTGGAGATCAGCATCGTTATCCACCACATGGACCTCAACTTTGTGGGCTGCCGAGGGCGCGCGTTTGGTTTTGGGGGTCGAGGTAGGGAAGGCCGGGTAGGAGGCGATGGGAGCTTCCACAGCGGCAGGGACCCATTGCAGGGTGATGATAGTCTTCCATGCTCGCTCCCAAGCTTGAATGATCACAGGAGAGTGATGACCGTTCAAATCCAAGCGGTTAACTTGGATTGGACCGGAGGATCCCCAGGTGATGTTACGGGGGGCAGGAAGTGGATTCACCTTGACGGCGGAAACTGCCGTCAGGGCCCCGAGCACACTCAGGACAGAGGCGAACTTCATGTTGATAAGTTGAGTGATGATAATAAGAAGGAAAATCGATGCCAGAAGATAGGCAGAGTTATTTATGTTCCGCTGCATTGCCGATCTCTCATCGGAATGTGTCTTGCAACTTCAAGGACGCTCGAGATCGAAAAACAAACAGTGCTCCCTTGTTACATTGCATCTGCCACTCAACCAACTCAAGTCAATCGGGTTCAAATCACCACCAAGGAATTAGAGAAGAGAAGGGTGTAACCTCTGGATGCAACTTCAACTTTCCTCAGATAACAGGATGGGCATTTCAAAAGAAGGGGGGAGCAATGGACCTGCGGAAAAATAACATAGTCACACTCTGGTGTCGATCTATCAAGCCACCTTGATACTGGAAGAACAGATCAAAACACTCGAGAACGCTGGGAAAGGAATAGAAAAGCTCCACATGGGACCTCAGGTATCATTTAATCTACTTCCAATCTATGACACCGTCTCCAACGACTTCTCCAATTCCATCCCCTCCCGGAACTCCTCCTTGATGGCTGCTGCAGCCTTATCAGCGGGGACAACACAAGGCCGTCGAGGTAGACTACCATACCCACGGTAGGATTGCAGGCAAGTCTTGATAGCGATAAAGCCACCATGGACAGCAGCCCAGTCAGCGCGCGCAACTACAGCCTGCACCTTCTGCGCCTCCTGGACCTTACCAGCACGATACAATTCCATTACCCGCACACACGAGCGAGGTATTACATTGGCAACCCCACCAATAATGCCCGCTCCACCAGCAATCAGCGTCTGCAGCGTGAAATCAGCCGAGCCACCAAAGGTCAAGAAATCAGACCTCGCCGCCGCAACACGAGCCAACTTGCCCGTGTTGCCGCACGTGAGCTTGCACCCGATGATCTTGGGGTGTTCCGCGAGAGCCACGATGTCATCCGAGCTAAGATCGAGGCCGGACTGCACGCCGGGGAAGTTGTAGATGAGTACAGGAACGGGCGAGGCATCGGCCACAGCTCGGAAGTGAGCGTGCATGGACTCGGTGCTCACGAGCGCCTTGTAGTAGCTGGGTGGGAGCACGAGGACAGCGTCAGCACCTGCTGCACCGGCATCCTCACAGAACTGGATGGTTTCACGCGTTGAGGCGGCACCGGCGCCGGCAATCACTGGCATGCTGGTGTAGCCGGCTGCGTCGACGGCCCGACGGGTGGCGGCTGTGATGGCCTTGCGCTCTTCACGATCTAAATGCACGGCTtcgccattgctgccctgGGTTACTAGGCCGGTTACCCCACTGCGGGCGAGATAGACGGCGTGTTTCTCGACAGTTGCAATGTCGACTTCTTCGTCGGGTTTGAAGAACGCTACCGTGGGGACATACATTCCGTGGGGGAGGGGATTTGGCTTGGCTCCGTTAGTCATTTTAAATGAGATGAGGTCAATCTATTGATCCGTTAGGGGAAATTGCTGTGTGCTTCTCTCATTTTCTGCGATCTGATCTTGGAACAACAGAGAGACAATGAGGGGGATCACTATTGGCAGACCCTTCCGCTATTTAGCTGGACATTTCCCCCCACGTCCTACCCCACAGATTTTCTGAATTAACCGAATCATTTTACATTCGACACTTGGCAAATCTGCGCGACGGTGATGCGTTTTCATTTGGACATCATCATCTCTCCCCGCTTTATGCGAGACTGACTACCGAGGTGTGTGTCGAATCCGGAGTACAAGGCTTACTGTTGTTTTGCTTACTTCTTGGAAGTATTCCAGTTCCCATACTCTCTCTTGAAAGCACAAGATTGGAGAGGCCTCCTTGGATCTTGTGCAACGATCTGGATATACCCCTGAATCTACTCAGAGCTATGAGTATAACTATTGCTACTgtccatgtcttgcccaaCACAATCCTATCCTATAGCCAATAAAGCCCTTAGACCCCTCAACCCCATAGATGGGCATCGATTGAAATTCCGACATGGGGCAATGGTTGAATTGCCGTCCCCCACACTGGGGGCCGTGGGGGCATGTCCTGagatttgggggggggacaTTGAGAATATTCCAGATATTGTACATTTTCAATCTTCACATCTCTACTAAGAAAGAGAATTCTCGAGTAAAACTAAAAGCGACAGAAAAATCAAAGTAGAGCGAAGAGGTTTGCCTATTAGTACTGTCTCTGGGCTGAATCCTTTTCATTAATTCACAATAGAACCATACAAGAACAAAAGCATGAATGAATAGAGTCCTGAAGCAAAAGAGAATGAAGACCTACTTGGAAACGTTTCTACACGACCATCTTAAATGACTTCACTTCGACGTCCGCCAAGAACTTCTCccattactccgtactcaATCCCCCAATCCCTGtcaaaccttggaaaggGAATCCTGAATCCACCACACAATGAACTGAACTCTCAACAATGGCCCTTCTGTCGCGGTCTTCCCTCCGCTTTGTGCGACGGGCGCCCGAAGAACCTGCCGACGGTCTGGCACCGCCGACAAAGAAATCGCGCGAAAATGGCGACCGCAAGAGCTCCCCCGATTGTCTCGACACCAAAGATCCAACGTCAAAATCCCGTCCCAACTCGAAACCCTCGCGCCCGCGCATTTCCCATCGTACTCGTCGcagctcctcttcctccgtTAACACAGTCGCCTCCTCCGTCGGGCGATTGACGACCCCAGCGACACGTACAAACGGAAATGGAATTCTCAAGACCCCACGCGCCCGCCGTGACTCTGGAACCCCCTCCGGCGCGCATTTGTTGCGCAACGTGCACGAGTCGCCAGATCCATTGGATACGATCTCTCCAGCGCCCTCAGTCACGAAGCAGCGCACTGTGGCCCCGGCGAATGCGGAATCGAATGTCAAATCGCCCGTTTCGCCTGCGACCCGCACGACTCGGCGCAATGAAAATCGATCGCTGGCCGAAGCTGACGAGAAGGCGATCAAAGAGGAGGGTGCTATAGGGGGTGCGACTCCCATGCAAGATACCAAGAGCGCGGCTCCGGACGAGCAGCCTGCATCAGCAGATACACGGCCAGGGAGACGGTCGTTGCGTTCAACTGATACTGGATCACGATCCAAGAGCGAGCTTGCGCAGTATTTCCACAACTACGAACAGATTATCAGTTTGGATGTCCCTGAACCTGGTAGGTGACTCAACTCTGGGAGGGGATTGAGCGCATGGCTGACATGGAAAACTGTGTAGAGTTCCTCGCCGCCAAAACGATCATCACTCTCGTCGACGATCTATCGCGACCATTACCATTCTGCTCCAACCCCGAACCTACACCCTTCGGCAACCCGCTACGGAAGCTCTACGACTGTGAAAAGATCATCTTCCCCGACCCGGCGTCGAGTACACCTGCAATTGACCCACTGGGCGAAGAGACCTATTTCCGTGCGCATCGCAAGTTCGAACGACAAGAGAAACAGCTCCGCAACATCGAGCGCAACCGCGCTCAACACGAACAGCAAGTCCTAGAGCGTCTCCTGGACGAACTCCGCGGCCACGACTGGCTACGTATGATGGGCTTGACGGGTGTCCACGAAAGCGATAAAAAGCTCTACGAGCCCAAGCGTGATATCCTGATCCAAGAGCTAGTCACTCTGGTCAACAAGTTCCAGGCTTGGAAGGACGATGAGCGTCGCCGCAAGctggaaaaggaaaaagccCACCCAGTGCCCGGTACGGAGGCAGCACCCAATGCCCAACGACAGCACTCGCGCAAACGATCCCGTCCAGCCGAAGACGTGGCCAGCTCTCCGGCAGCGGGGACCGATCTACATAGCATGCCAGAAGTCTACGCCGAGCCAGATCCCGATCCAAGTGACATCGACGCCTTGGCTGCGCGTCAGCTCCACCAGGAGGCTCGCTCCGCAGGCGTGGCTAAATCGCGCAAGACAGCACCTGCTGCTCGCAAGTCTATCTCCAAGCCCACTCCCAACACAAACATGACCAACCCCCACCCCACTAGACCCAACACCAACGACCTCGAACCAACACCCACTCCCAAACGCAAaaaacccaacccaacacCCACAAAATCCCTACCTCCACCCCCAGCCCCAGCCTCAACTCCAATCCAAACCCCCAACCCCGCCCAACGACTCCAACAAGCCTCCCTCTCCCACTTCTGGAACCCAGCCCCTCGAACCAGCCCATTCATATCCTTCTTCCGCCAACGACATGTCCGCGAAGCAGCCATCGCGGCAACAAAAGGCATCCGCCGCAGCGGGTCCCGCCCAGCCCTCGCATTCGGATACCCGGTTCCCGAACAGACGGAACAGGAATTCGAGCTGCCGCCGGAGATCCTGAATGAGGATTCTATCCAGCAGTCGCAACGGAAGAGGAGGAGACTCAAGAGGCGGAGTTTGGGGGCGTGATTAGGTGGGTTCTACAAGGGAGCCTGGTGCATGAATGGTTGGTTGGTTggttggtttttttttccttctctaTTTGTAAGATAGCATTTTTTACTAGCATggtgttcttttttttcgtttcATTTCGTTTCCGGACTCGAAAGTATGCTGGCGCTGGTTGgcgttggtggtggtgggaTGCATGGCTAAGGTCCGccttttcatttttgtaCAGGTACATCAGTTAGTTCATGGCCAGTCTGATCCGGTTCAAAAAAATTTTGTCCTCTTGATATCGTATTACCCACTGTATatacgtatgttgtacgtaGGTCGTGAGTGGGATTACTACCGCTGTTGGTGTGGAGGATATGCGTCAACACGGTTATTCCAAGATAGTACCTACCACCTGTCGAGATGATCCTTCACCATACTAGCAGTGACAGCGCAGCTCTTTTACATTCCCAATGAAAAGTATTGCAAATGGTTCGGGTTGGGTGTCGCAAGCTACAAGCTCGTCCTGGTCCATGCGTTTGCGCCAGTCTGGCCAGATTGGGTCATCTCTGCTTAGAGACAAGGACTGCCTAGCTTCCTGTCAGTGGTAGGAGACCTCCTGTAAAAAAGAAAGTGCGTTAGCTTGTCCTAATATTGATATCGTGCTCCTGTTCTCCGGTAAACTAGGCCTTAAGCTTGAATCATGGCTAGACGGTGAC
Protein-coding sequences here:
- a CDS encoding something about silencing, SAS, complex subunit 4-domain-containing protein — protein: MALLSRSSLRFVRRAPEEPADGLAPPTKKSRENGDRKSSPDCLDTKDPTSKSRPNSKPSRPRISHRTRRSSSSSVNTVASSVGRLTTPATRTNGNGILKTPRARRDSGTPSGAHLLRNVHESPDPLDTISPAPSVTKQRTVAPANAESNVKSPVSPATRTTRRNENRSLAEADEKAIKEEGAIGGATPMQDTKSAAPDEQPASADTRPGRRSLRSTDTGSRSKSELAQYFHNYEQIISLDVPEPEFLAAKTIITLVDDLSRPLPFCSNPEPTPFGNPLRKLYDCEKIIFPDPASSTPAIDPLGEETYFRAHRKFERQEKQLRNIERNRAQHEQQVLERLLDELRGHDWLRMMGLTGVHESDKKLYEPKRDILIQELVTLVNKFQAWKDDERRRKLEKEKAHPVPGTEAAPNAQRQHSRKRSRPAEDVASSPAAGTDLHSMPEVYAEPDPDPSDIDALAARQLHQEARSAGVAKSRKTAPAARKSISKPTPNTNMTNPHPTRPNTNDLEPTPTPKRKKPNPTPTKSLPPPPAPASTPIQTPNPAQRLQQASLSHFWNPAPRTSPFISFFRQRHVREAAIAATKGIRRSGSRPALAFGYPVPEQTEQEFELPPEILNEDSIQQSQRKRRRLKRRSLGA
- a CDS encoding Beta-N-acetylhexosaminidase, with translation MKFASVLSVLGALTAVSAVKVNPLPAPRNITWGSSGPIQVNRLDLNGHHSPVIIQAWERAWKTIITLQWVPAAVEAPIASYPAFPTSTPKTKRAPSAAHKVEVHVVDNDADLQHGVDESYDLVVANSGIRINAQTVWGALHAFTTLQQIIISDRKGGLIIEQPVEIRDSPLYPHRGIMIDSGRNFITVRKIFEQIDGMALSKLNVLHWHLDDAQSWPMQMSSYPEMTKDAYSPRETYTEQDMRSVIVYARARGVRVIPEVDMPGHSASGWQQVDPEIVACANTWWSNDVWAEHTAVEPNPGQLDIIYPKTYEVVRNVYQELSHIFGDNFFHVGGDEIQPNCYNFSIHVTKWLAEDPSRTYRDLSQYWIDHSLPIFRSVGDHRRLMMWEDITIATESAHHVPKDIVMQSWNSGNGNIKKLTSAGYDVVVSSSDFLYLDCGHGGAITNDPRYNEQTNTAGGVTFNYGGGGGNWCAPYKTWQRIYDYDFLTNLTTSEAKHVIGAESPLWSEQIDDVTISSAFWPRAAALGELVWSGNRDAAGRKRTNNMTQRLLNFREYLVANGVMATALVPKYCLQHPHACDYYKNQTIIS
- a CDS encoding putative 4-hydroxy-2-oxoglutarate aldolase, mitochondrial is translated as MTNGAKPNPLPHGMYVPTVAFFKPDEEVDIATVEKHAVYLARSGVTGLVTQGSNGEAVHLDREERKAITAATRRAVDAAGYTSMPVIAGAGAASTRETIQFCEDAGAAGADAVLVLPPSYYKALVSTESMHAHFRAVADASPVPVLIYNFPGVQSGLDLSSDDIVALAEHPKIIGCKLTCGNTGKLARVAAARSDFLTFGGSADFTLQTLIAGGAGIIGGVANVIPRSCVRVMELYRAGKVQEAQKVQAVVARADWAAVHGGFIAIKTCLQSYRGYGSLPRRPCVVPADKAAAAIKEEFREGMELEKSLETVS